A genome region from Arachis duranensis cultivar V14167 chromosome 6, aradu.V14167.gnm2.J7QH, whole genome shotgun sequence includes the following:
- the LOC107494192 gene encoding ABSCISIC ACID-INSENSITIVE 5-like protein 2: MGSQGGAVQEAQSGGSGSLARQGSLYNLTLDEVQNQLGNLGKPLGSMNLDELLKSVFTAEAGGCGGGGGGGQASSGLGSGTDANIQQQHAQLASVSSLNRQGSLTVSGDLSKKTIDEVWRDMQRKKSGGNSNNNDKKTKETPPTFGEMTLEDFLVKAGVVAESFATEDNAMSRVDSNVASQHNVSDQVHWIQYQIPSVQPAPHLQHNQHQKQQNNMIAGYIAGPMSPSSLMGTLSDTQTPGRKRVASGTVVEKTVERRQKRMIKNRESAARSRARKQAYTQELENKVSRLEEENERLKRQQEIEKVLPSEPPPEPKRQLRRTSSGPL, from the exons ATGGGTTCTCAAGGTGGGGCAGTCCAAGAGGCACAGAGTGGTGGCTCTGGCTCCTTGGCTAGGCAAGGGTCATTGTATAATCTCACACTTGATGAGGTTCAAAACCAGCTTGGAAATTTGGGGAAGCCATTAGGAAGCATGAATCTTGATGAGCTTCTAAAGAGTGTGTTTACGGCTGAGGCTGGAggttgtggtggtggtggtggtggtggtcaAGCCTCTTCTGGATTGGGTTCTGGGACTGATGCTAACATTCAGCAGCAGCATGCTCAGTTAGCTTCGGTTTCATCCCTGAATCGACAAGGGAGCCTAACTGTTTCTGGAGATCTTAGCAAGAAAACCATTGATGAGGTTTGGAGAGATATGCAGAGAAAGAAGAGTggtggaaacagtaataataatgataagaaaacaaaggagacaCCACCAACATTTGGCGAGATGACCCTGGAGGATTTCTTGGTGAAAGCAGGAGTTGTTGCTGAGTCTTTTGCTACTGAGGATAATGCTATGTCAAGGGTTGATTCCAATGTGGCTTCTCAGCACAATGTTTCTGATCAAGTACATTGGATTCAATACCAAATCCCATCAGTGCAGCCGGCACCGCATCTCCAGCATAATCAGCATCAGAAGCAGCAGAATAATATGATTGCTGGTTATATCGCTGGCCCTATGTCGCCATCTTCTTTGATGGGTACATTATCAGATACCCAGACTCCGGGTCGGAAAAGGGTTGCCTCTGGTACTGTTGTTGAGAAAACTGTGGAGAGGAGACAGAAGAGGATGATAAAGAATAGGGAATCTGCTGCGCGGTCGCGTGCTAGAAAACAG GCTTACACACAAGAACTGGAGAATAAAGTTTCCCgtttagaagaagaaaatgaaaggcTTAAAAGACAGCAG GAGATAGAGAAGGTGTTGCCAAGTGAGCCACCACCAGAGCCCAAGCGTCAACTTCGCCGGACGAGTTCGGGACCCCTTTGA